A segment of the Cohnella algarum genome:
CCGCGCCCGACTTCAAGCCGTGGACGGCTCCTCACATGGTCCCCGACGAGCGGCCGTTCATCCGGGAGACGGTCCGGCATGTCGGCAACATTCGGGACCGCTACCTGAATTGCCCCGGACGGAGCCCGTATTCGGAAATCGACGAGTGGCTTCGGATGCTGGAGATGCCGTATAAATTTTTCGAAAACTCCTTCTGGATAAAAGAAGTTTTCGAATCGGCCCGTTCGGAAGGGATCGGCGTGCTGCTGACGGGGGCCAAGGGAAACAACACCGTATCCTGGGGCTCCGCGGCGCAATACTGCGTTTTTCTGCTGAAAAAGTGGCAGTGGATTCGCTTCTATCGGCAAGCCACCCTGCTCAGCAAGCAGATGAAAATGCGCAGATCGCGGCTCTTCCCCAAGATCGGCATGCTGGCCGCTCCCTTTCCAGGCGGCTTTCCGTTCTCCGGAGCAAAGCCGGAGCGGACGTTTCCGTCCATGATTCATCCGGACTTCGCGGCGAAAACCCAAGTGTTCGAAAAGAAGGGCGAGCTGTTCGGCCGACTCGAGAACCCCAACGAGAGCATGCTGGAGGAACGGCAAAATTACTTGGGCAACCTGGCCCTGCTGAGCATGCAGGGCATGTCGGGCGCCAAGCTTTCGCTTCGCTACGGACTGTGGGAACGCGATCCGACGTCCGACCCGAGGGTCGTTCGTTTCTGCTTGTCCGTTCCGATCGAGCAGTATGTTCTGAACGGGGTCGGACGCTCGTTGATCCGCAGGGCAACCGAGCGGTACTTGCCCGACAAGATTCGGCTGAATATGCGCTTCAAAGGCGTGCAAGCGACGGACTGGGTTCACCGGATGCTGCCGAGCTGGCCGGAATTTGTCCGGGAAGCGAAGGCGATTGGCGACAGCGCGATTGCGGCCGAGTGCTTAAACGTCTCTCAAATTCGAAGCTCGCTGGTCAAACTGGAGGCGCAGCCGCCAAAGCCCGAGCTTGCCGTAGACCCCGACATGAAATTGGTCATGCGCGGCCTGATTGTGAACCGGTTTTTGAAAAGCTTCGAATAAATTAGCGTGAAAGGAGGTGAAATCGATGAAAAAAATGTGGAAAGAGCCGCAAATAGAAGTACTTAACGTTCGGGAAACGATGCTTGGAACGGGTTCGACGAATGTGGACTGGGTTTGGGTTGGTTCCCAACTCGACGCCGATCTCTATGACGACGGTCAGCAGACGGGCGGCAACACCGGTCCTATTCTGGCTTCCTAATCGTAGTTTCTAAGCTTCAAGCGGCCCTTATGCCTTCAGTTTTCGGGATAAGGGCCGTCTATTTCATGACCGACTGAGGCGGTGGTATTCATTCGTTTCGAACCTAAATTCCGCTATACCGCTTTCGGCTTCCGGATCGCCAGCGAGATCGAGTTTCCGGAGCTGCTTCCCGGTTCCGACCGCGGCCCTGCGGATATCGAAATCGGAATGGCCGATCTACTGGACGCATGGAAGGAAGAGGAAACGGCCAATCGCATTTATCGGGTCAAGGATAACCGGGTTCTTTTTCATTTTCCCGACGTCGCCATCGCTTCGATCAGCGACGGCCGTAAAATCGGCGTTTGCCCGCTGCCCGGCGTCGACGAACGACTCGTTCGCCTTTACATACTCGGGAGCTGCATGGGAGCCGTTCTGTTTCAAAAAAGGATTCTTCCGCTTCACGGCAGCGCAATCGTGATCGGAGGCAGAGCCTACGCGATCGTCGGAAATTCGGGCGCCGGAAAATCCACGCTCGCGGCTGCCTTCGTCGAACGAGGGTATTCCCTCCTGACCGACGACGTCATTGCGGTTTCCGTTTTGCCGGAAGCCGGAGGCGTTCCGCACGTCATTCCGGCTTATCCGCAGCAGAAGCTATGGCAAGAAAGCATCTCCTTGCTTGAGATCCAGGCAAGCGAATATCGTCCTTTATGGAACAAAGCGGACAAATTCGGCATTCCCGTCGTTTCGAAATTCGCGAGCGAGCCGATCCCGCTGGCGGGAATTTTCGAGTTGACGGCGGCCAAGCAATCGGGCGTGCAGCTGCATCCCGTCGAACGCCTCGAAAGCTTGCCGCTATTGCGTTACCATACGTACCGCAACTTTTTGATCGCTCCCTTGCATCTGGAGCAATGGCACTTCGACGCGTCGGTCGCGATCGCGCGCGCGACTCCGATTTACCGGCTGACTCGTTCTTCCGGCGAATATACCCTGCACGAGCTGCCGGGCCGCATTCTTCAAACCGTCGAAAAGGAGAGTATCGTGTTATGAAGGACCTTGCCGCAATACAGCCGGACACCACGGTTTGCCAGGTTCAAGGGCACGTGACGAGCGATATGTCCGGCGAAAAAGTGATGATGAGCATCCGGAACGGCAACTACTACAACCTGGGGGAAACGGGGGGAAGGATTTGGGAGCTCCTTCAAACCCCGACGACGGTCAGACGCATTGTCGATACCCTCGTTCAGGAATACGACGTTG
Coding sequences within it:
- a CDS encoding asparagine synthase-related protein, with protein sequence MSLIAGVVKTDQAVDFPADDGLRLMQAMRNYPADDSRVWHDRFAFLGCHAQRVTPESVHEVLPLYKEELRLAITADAFLDNRDELCDRLRIPFPLRNGMSDSELILLAYEKWGEDSAKFLLGDFAFVIWDADKRQLFGSRDLTGSRTLYYAFGRKREKFVFCSAVAPMFSVPGIERELDRDWLADFLALPTALDSTDPGSTAYRHIGQIPPGHSFTLRNGRLSLTRYGSLVSEERLNLSSDGEYEEAFRDVFGKAVSARLRTHKQVGATLSGGLDSGSVASFAAMALRHEGKTLYTYSSVPAPDFKPWTAPHMVPDERPFIRETVRHVGNIRDRYLNCPGRSPYSEIDEWLRMLEMPYKFFENSFWIKEVFESARSEGIGVLLTGAKGNNTVSWGSAAQYCVFLLKKWQWIRFYRQATLLSKQMKMRRSRLFPKIGMLAAPFPGGFPFSGAKPERTFPSMIHPDFAAKTQVFEKKGELFGRLENPNESMLEERQNYLGNLALLSMQGMSGAKLSLRYGLWERDPTSDPRVVRFCLSVPIEQYVLNGVGRSLIRRATERYLPDKIRLNMRFKGVQATDWVHRMLPSWPEFVREAKAIGDSAIAAECLNVSQIRSSLVKLEAQPPKPELAVDPDMKLVMRGLIVNRFLKSFE
- a CDS encoding paeninodin family lasso peptide, encoding MKKMWKEPQIEVLNVRETMLGTGSTNVDWVWVGSQLDADLYDDGQQTGGNTGPILAS
- a CDS encoding aldolase, with the translated sequence MVFIRFEPKFRYTAFGFRIASEIEFPELLPGSDRGPADIEIGMADLLDAWKEEETANRIYRVKDNRVLFHFPDVAIASISDGRKIGVCPLPGVDERLVRLYILGSCMGAVLFQKRILPLHGSAIVIGGRAYAIVGNSGAGKSTLAAAFVERGYSLLTDDVIAVSVLPEAGGVPHVIPAYPQQKLWQESISLLEIQASEYRPLWNKADKFGIPVVSKFASEPIPLAGIFELTAAKQSGVQLHPVERLESLPLLRYHTYRNFLIAPLHLEQWHFDASVAIARATPIYRLTRSSGEYTLHELPGRILQTVEKESIVL
- a CDS encoding lasso peptide biosynthesis PqqD family chaperone, producing MKDLAAIQPDTTVCQVQGHVTSDMSGEKVMMSIRNGNYYNLGETGGRIWELLQTPTTVRRIVDTLVQEYDVDPLSCEQHVISFLQRLVDEQLIQAE